GCTCTTTGTCTTCGCTTTAGGCTTAGCAGCAACAACTTTAGCCTTTGGCTTTGCAGCAGGCTTCTTAGTTTCTTTACCTGCCGGTTTAGCTTTAACCGGAGCCTTAGGTTTAGATACAGCCGCTGGTTTCTTCTTAACCGCCGCCGGTTTAGCTGCCGCTGCTGCTGAAACGGATTTAGCAGAGGGAAGTTTGAAAGATCCTTTCACCTTAACCAACTTCTCAGCAGCGACGAGCCTCTTGAGATTAACGAGGAGAAGCTTCCTGAAGGTAGTTGGAAGAGACTTCTCCTTCTCCTCGATGAACTTCTGAATCGCGTATTGGCTAGATCCGGTCCTCTCCTTCAACGTCGTGATTGCATCTTTAATCATCTGCAttaatcaattcaaaaaaaaaaaaaaattacgaatctgaaataaataaaaacggTTTAGATCGAAAAAACGAAAACGAATCTCGTTACCTCTTCGTATTTAGGGTGAGATGGTGGAGAggaagctttcttcttcttcggagACTTCTTCTCTGCTGCAGGCTTCTTCTTAGGTTTAGCTTCCTTTGTCTTCTTCGCTTTAGCATCTCCTGAGGAGACGTTGGTGGGGATGTTCTCTGCCTCTGCTGccgacattttttttttctctagggAATTGAAGTGATGGAATGTAATGAGTCAGAGAAGATTCTGGGTGAGGACGATGAGAGTTTCGGACATTGTGTTTTATAGTCGGATGTGTAAGAGACAAGAGTTATTCATTCTTTGCTCTGGTTGGTTGAGAGGATGAGTACGCGGATCGGTGTGGCTGCTCAGGTTTGAATTTGAGCCGTTGGATCTTTGACGTTATCGACGGTGTGGAGATAAGGGTTGGTTAATGTAAAGGATGGGGGAGGTTAATGGATGTGGAAAggtgttttgtttatgtttggtgTGCTTTTAGACTCGACTGATTTGA
The sequence above is a segment of the Raphanus sativus cultivar WK10039 unplaced genomic scaffold, ASM80110v3 Scaffold2035, whole genome shotgun sequence genome. Coding sequences within it:
- the LOC108847138 gene encoding histone H1.2; amino-acid sequence: MSAAEAENIPTNVSSGDAKAKKTKEAKPKKKPAAEKKSPKKKKASSPPSHPKYEEMIKDAITTLKERTGSSQYAIQKFIEEKEKSLPTTFRKLLLVNLKRLVAAEKLVKVKGSFKLPSAKSVSAAAAAKPAAVKKKPAAVSKPKAPVKAKPAGKETKKPAAKPKAKVVAAKPKAKTKSVAAVSKTAAKPKAKERPAKAARTSSRTSPGKKAAAPAKKAVAVAKKKKAPVKSVKSPAKRASTRKVKK